One stretch of Wolbachia endosymbiont of Armadillidium arcangelii DNA includes these proteins:
- a CDS encoding amino acid carrier protein, protein MVVKVTDLLNSLLYIKIFNIPFIIIWVIATGVFCMIQFKFTNFRLFKHGIQTLFNLKCNGNNNGVITHIQAFATVISGTVGLGTISGVAIAITIGGPSAVFWMIVTGIFGMSIKFAEVVLAFNYRSENTTGGAFYYMEHGLAKIGFIKTGKSLAFIYVIMLLVAMILGGIPFQANQIAALSNNLFEYNSSVIISLLVLIVILGGIKRIAFVATGLGPIMIMLYVGMCVYLICANGSNLLNALSIMFQDIFNKSAIGGGVLSGLIAGVRRSVFANEAGTGTAAIAHSIVKEKDPVKVGSVAMIAPFVDTILVSFLTGVVIIITGMHSTNEIGDITLVSSAFSTALPLFSKLVLPLIMFSFAFSTIIAYYYYCEVALVYLFGNKKVLILFQFFIVGSVYISCISKNIEFISYLGDSLFMCLMIPNAVAIYLLRRDVSNAVDSYYERYKHDL, encoded by the coding sequence ATGGTTGTAAAAGTAACTGATCTATTAAACTCTCTTCTATATATAAAGATATTTAACATTCCATTCATAATTATTTGGGTAATTGCAACTGGAGTTTTTTGTATGATTCAATTCAAATTTACTAACTTTAGATTATTCAAACATGGAATACAGACGCTATTCAACCTAAAATGTAATGGCAATAACAATGGTGTAATCACTCATATTCAAGCGTTTGCAACAGTCATTTCCGGAACAGTTGGTCTTGGAACAATATCAGGAGTTGCAATAGCTATCACAATAGGGGGACCAAGTGCAGTTTTTTGGATGATAGTTACTGGAATATTTGGTATGTCAATAAAGTTTGCTGAAGTAGTGCTTGCATTCAATTACCGCTCTGAAAACACAACTGGTGGAGCTTTTTATTATATGGAGCATGGACTTGCAAAGATTGGATTTATAAAAACTGGCAAATCCCTCGCATTTATTTATGTGATTATGCTGCTTGTTGCAATGATTCTGGGCGGCATACCATTTCAGGCAAATCAAATTGCAGCGTTGTCAAATAACCTATTTGAATACAACTCATCTGTTATTATATCTCTGCTTGTATTAATTGTAATACTGGGAGGGATAAAGCGAATTGCTTTCGTTGCAACAGGTTTAGGGCCGATTATGATAATGTTATATGTAGGCATGTGCGTGTATTTAATCTGTGCAAACGGAAGTAATCTTTTGAATGCTCTATCTATAATGTTTCAAGATATCTTTAACAAATCAGCTATAGGAGGTGGAGTATTGAGTGGATTAATAGCAGGGGTAAGAAGATCAGTGTTTGCTAATGAAGCAGGTACTGGAACAGCAGCTATAGCACATTCAATTGTAAAAGAGAAAGACCCAGTTAAAGTTGGGAGTGTTGCAATGATTGCACCATTTGTAGACACAATATTAGTCTCATTTTTGACTGGTGTTGTGATAATTATCACTGGTATGCACAGTACCAATGAAATCGGTGATATTACGTTAGTTAGCTCAGCATTTTCGACAGCCTTGCCTTTATTTAGCAAGCTAGTTCTTCCGCTGATAATGTTTTCCTTTGCATTTTCCACGATAATAGCTTATTATTACTACTGTGAAGTTGCCCTTGTGTACTTATTTGGTAACAAAAAAGTACTGATATTATTTCAATTTTTTATAGTGGGTTCAGTGTATATCAGCTGTATATCAAAAAATATAGAATTTATATCTTATTTAGGTGACAGCCTGTTTATGTGCCTTATGATTCCAAATGCTGTTGCAATATACCTACTGAGAAGGGACGTTTCAAATGCAGTAGACTCTTATTACGAAAGGTATAAACATGATTTATAG
- the gyrB gene encoding DNA topoisomerase (ATP-hydrolyzing) subunit B — translation MESNYNADAIKILRGLDAVRKRPGMYIGDTDDGSGLHHMVYEVVDNAIDESLAGYCDKIEVSINEDGSVSVTDNGRGIPTDIHEEEGISAAEVIMTQLHAGGKFDNNTYKVSGGLHGVGISVVNALSSWLELTIWRNKKEHFIRFEDGESIESLKVVNENTNKRGTRVTFMPSTETFNGVDFSYSTLESRIRELAFLNSNIKITLCDLRNKPYVESHFNDSKQSEDNFGTANFVRYLDKNKTHITKIASIRDDVKNLGTSVEISMEWNDSYYENMLCFTNNIRQRDGGTHLAGFRSALTRCINNYATNEGFLKKAKVNLTGEDVREGLTCVLSLKMPDPKFSSQTKDKLVSSEARTVVESIVFDKLSTILETDPKLATSIVERAIRSAKGREAARKARELVKNKNNIDIATLPGKLADCQEKVPELSELFIVEGNSAGGTAKQGRNRKTQAVLALRGKILNVERAGLDRIFSSAEIGSLITAIGAGIGSEHFDIEKTRYHKIIIMTDADVDGSHIRTLILTFFFRHMREVIEKGYLYIAQPPLYKVTKNAKDTHIKDDETFEEYIVNSAIKRLTLNGIGKDLRFVLNKCLSISNISKNYDREIPQDLLESLLILSKKNALLSADEILKYLKLMYSEYNWEVEVKDEEIHIAKLFQGLADKYVFSLSMLESKEIQNILSSLDNIIDLFNGDSFLKSQETEIKIKSPSALAKIVMDCGKKGLTLQRFKGLGEMNADQLWETTLNPETRTLLKVEIKDYEEADSIFSVLMGDIVEPRRDFINNNALNVHDVDI, via the coding sequence ATGGAAAGTAATTACAACGCTGACGCAATAAAAATCCTAAGAGGTCTTGATGCTGTAAGAAAGCGTCCAGGTATGTACATTGGTGATACTGATGATGGATCTGGTTTGCACCATATGGTGTATGAGGTTGTTGATAATGCGATAGATGAGTCTTTAGCTGGATATTGTGATAAAATTGAAGTTAGCATAAATGAAGATGGATCAGTATCTGTAACTGATAACGGTCGTGGCATTCCAACTGATATTCATGAAGAAGAAGGAATATCGGCAGCAGAAGTAATAATGACTCAACTTCATGCTGGTGGTAAGTTTGATAATAATACCTATAAAGTTTCCGGTGGATTACATGGTGTTGGAATCTCGGTTGTAAATGCATTATCAAGCTGGCTGGAATTAACTATCTGGCGCAACAAGAAAGAACACTTTATACGCTTTGAAGATGGTGAGTCCATTGAATCCTTAAAAGTAGTGAATGAAAACACAAACAAAAGAGGAACTAGAGTGACATTCATGCCATCAACAGAGACTTTTAACGGTGTCGATTTTAGTTACTCTACTCTTGAGAGTCGCATCAGAGAATTAGCATTTTTAAATTCAAATATCAAGATTACTTTGTGTGATTTACGTAATAAACCATATGTGGAGTCTCACTTTAACGATAGTAAACAGTCTGAAGATAATTTCGGCACAGCAAATTTTGTACGGTACTTAGATAAAAACAAGACACACATTACTAAAATTGCCAGCATTAGAGATGATGTGAAAAATCTAGGCACCAGTGTAGAAATATCGATGGAGTGGAATGATTCTTACTATGAGAATATGCTGTGCTTCACAAACAACATAAGACAAAGGGATGGCGGTACGCATTTGGCAGGGTTTAGATCTGCACTAACCAGATGTATCAATAACTATGCAACCAATGAAGGGTTTTTGAAGAAAGCAAAAGTGAATTTGACCGGAGAAGACGTTAGAGAAGGCTTAACTTGTGTTTTATCTCTCAAAATGCCTGATCCTAAATTTTCTTCACAGACAAAAGATAAATTGGTCAGTTCTGAAGCGCGGACAGTTGTAGAGAGTATAGTTTTTGACAAATTAAGTACAATACTTGAAACTGACCCCAAGTTAGCAACAAGTATAGTAGAAAGAGCGATTAGATCAGCAAAAGGAAGAGAAGCAGCAAGAAAAGCACGAGAGTTAGTTAAAAATAAAAATAATATTGATATCGCAACTCTACCTGGAAAGCTTGCCGATTGTCAGGAAAAAGTTCCTGAGTTATCGGAATTGTTTATAGTAGAGGGTAATTCCGCAGGTGGTACTGCAAAGCAGGGACGTAATCGTAAAACACAGGCAGTACTTGCATTAAGAGGGAAAATTCTAAACGTAGAACGTGCAGGATTGGATCGTATTTTTTCATCTGCAGAAATTGGCTCTCTGATCACGGCAATTGGGGCTGGAATAGGGAGTGAGCACTTCGATATTGAAAAAACTAGGTATCATAAAATTATCATTATGACAGACGCAGACGTTGATGGCTCACATATAAGAACTTTGATTCTAACTTTCTTTTTTAGACATATGCGCGAAGTAATTGAAAAAGGATATTTATATATAGCGCAGCCACCGCTCTATAAAGTTACAAAAAATGCCAAAGATACTCATATTAAAGATGACGAAACTTTTGAAGAGTATATAGTAAATTCAGCGATTAAAAGATTAACATTAAATGGTATAGGCAAAGACTTGCGTTTCGTTTTGAATAAGTGCCTCAGTATTTCAAACATTAGCAAAAATTATGATAGGGAAATACCACAAGATCTCTTAGAATCATTGCTAATTTTAAGCAAAAAGAATGCTCTATTGTCTGCTGATGAGATATTAAAATATTTAAAATTGATGTATAGTGAATATAATTGGGAAGTAGAAGTAAAAGATGAAGAAATTCACATTGCTAAATTGTTTCAAGGATTAGCAGACAAATATGTATTCTCGCTTAGCATGCTTGAAAGCAAAGAAATACAGAATATATTGAGTTCTCTTGATAACATAATTGACTTATTTAATGGTGATTCATTTTTAAAGTCGCAAGAAACTGAAATAAAAATAAAGTCTCCAAGTGCACTTGCAAAAATAGTAATGGATTGCGGTAAAAAAGGTTTAACTCTGCAGAGATTTAAAGGCCTTGGTGAGATGAATGCTGATCAGCTTTGGGAAACTACACTCAATCCAGAAACTAGAACTCTGCTAAAAGTTGAAATAAAAGATTATGAGGAAGCAGATAGCATATTTTCTGTGCTGATGGGTGATATAGTTGAACCACGTCGTGACTTTATAAATAACAATGCACTTAACGTACATGATGTTGATATTTGA
- a CDS encoding ankyrin repeat domain-containing protein, protein MTGEIEKDESPSLHVAIKAGDIKTAELLIKSGANVNDNYERNRTPLHIAIGHKQFKIAKLLIESGANVNAKTENHGKDYLTPMHLAIFANTPEFIELLSSHDALINERESTEGHTPLHFAALYGNKSVIQALVDKGRNIEDIDNNGRTALFLATRQCTEAEDDSRIEIIEYLINKLKAGVTKKDNNNNTILVSAANNCPGKVVKLIIKQYIESFGRDQLKNFINYKNKAGMDALDIALNSGNEKAIEVLRSYGADIEKIEGESRLFRTVKEGNIEKTGLLLKQGANINIKNGRGLTPLDLAMQENDQDMTRFLRGCPQTIKFKHIPYLT, encoded by the coding sequence ATGACGGGGGAAATAGAAAAAGATGAATCTCCTTCCTTACACGTTGCAATTAAGGCGGGTGATATTAAAACTGCAGAACTACTAATAAAATCTGGTGCAAACGTCAATGATAATTATGAACGTAATCGTACACCACTGCATATTGCCATCGGGCATAAGCAATTTAAAATAGCGAAATTGCTGATAGAAAGTGGAGCAAACGTTAACGCAAAAACTGAAAATCATGGCAAAGATTACTTAACACCAATGCACCTTGCAATTTTTGCAAATACGCCAGAGTTTATAGAATTACTATCTAGCCATGATGCGTTAATTAATGAAAGAGAAAGCACCGAAGGACATACACCTCTTCACTTTGCTGCTTTATATGGAAATAAAAGTGTAATACAAGCCTTAGTTGATAAGGGACGGAATATTGAAGATATAGATAACAATGGGCGAACAGCTTTATTTTTAGCTACTAGACAATGCACTGAAGCAGAGGATGATAGCAGAATAGAAATTATCGAGTACTTGATAAATAAACTCAAAGCAGGCGTAACAAAAAAAGATAATAATAACAACACAATACTTGTTTCTGCTGCTAATAATTGTCCTGGAAAGGTAGTGAAACTCATCATTAAACAATATATAGAAAGCTTTGGCAGAGATCAGTTGAAGAATTTTATCAACTACAAAAATAAAGCTGGAATGGATGCTTTGGATATCGCGCTCAATAGTGGGAATGAAAAAGCCATTGAAGTACTTAGATCATATGGAGCAGATATTGAAAAGATAGAAGGTGAAAGTCGTCTATTTCGTACAGTAAAAGAAGGTAATATAGAAAAAACGGGGCTTCTTTTAAAACAGGGAGCAAACATTAATATAAAAAATGGGAGGGGACTTACTCCTTTAGATCTTGCGATGCAGGAAAACGATCAAGACATGACTCGATTCCTAAGAGGTTGTCCACAAACCATTAAATTCAAGCATATTCCCTACTTAACATAA
- a CDS encoding CDP-alcohol phosphatidyltransferase family protein has translation MNNDGSNGKFLPITKLFPNFITLLGLCAGLTSLKFTFNEQWEFSAIFIIIAAIIDGMDGRIARILKSTSDFGAQLDSFADFLNFGSAPAFLLYFWKLNEIKVVGWILVMIYVICISIRLARFNVSLHSEQLYWKKNFFSGIPAPVCALLTLLPIIITFQSHESEYLLLIEQFFNARNTACYFLAISFFSISHIPTFSAKYIYVPKSLSYIFVSFFGILIIFFISKPWITLPILGAVYILTLPISTGLYIYYAYKTSPLYKK, from the coding sequence ATGAATAACGATGGAAGTAACGGTAAATTCTTACCTATTACCAAATTATTTCCAAACTTTATAACTTTACTGGGTTTATGTGCTGGCCTTACTTCACTTAAATTCACATTTAATGAACAATGGGAATTTTCAGCAATTTTTATTATCATCGCAGCAATAATAGATGGAATGGATGGTAGAATAGCCAGAATTCTAAAATCAACTAGCGATTTTGGAGCACAGCTTGATTCTTTTGCAGATTTTCTGAATTTTGGTTCAGCACCTGCCTTTCTTTTGTATTTTTGGAAGTTAAATGAAATTAAAGTTGTAGGTTGGATCTTAGTAATGATATATGTAATCTGCATATCAATAAGACTTGCAAGATTCAATGTTTCGCTACATTCAGAACAACTATACTGGAAAAAAAATTTCTTTTCCGGCATTCCAGCTCCTGTATGCGCTTTACTTACTCTGTTACCAATAATTATTACCTTCCAATCTCATGAAAGTGAATACTTACTTCTTATAGAGCAATTTTTTAACGCAAGGAATACAGCTTGTTACTTTTTGGCCATTTCATTTTTTTCGATAAGTCATATTCCAACTTTCTCCGCAAAGTACATTTATGTCCCTAAAAGTTTATCCTATATCTTTGTATCATTTTTTGGAATATTGATCATATTTTTTATAAGCAAGCCCTGGATAACACTACCAATTTTAGGTGCAGTTTATATATTGACTCTTCCAATAAGTACCGGACTTTATATATATTACGCATATAAAACTAGTCCGCTATATAAAAAATAG
- a CDS encoding IS5 family transposase (programmed frameshift): MRKKYPTDLSKREWSRIEKHFRVSYKKGGRPPKYSKCEILNAILYVLRTGCQWRNLPHDFPLWKAVHEQFRRWKKQRIFEKVNYDITKYSRSKMGRSEEPSACIVDSQSVKITEKGGSKVMMGAKKVNGRKRHIITDTQGFVLGCYVGAASENDRDGVKMVLDNMKEKYSNIKKMWADMGYQGKDLKTHIEEEHGIDIEIVKRPPCRFWVHKDTPPELLPQRDPGFAVQPRRWVVERTFAWINRNRRLSKEYDLLTTSTESFIYLAMSKVMLSREYA, translated from the exons ATGAGGAAAAAATATCCAACAGATTTAAGTAAAAGGGAATGGTCCCGAATAGAAAAACACTTCAGGGTATCGTATAAGAAAGGAGGAAGGCCGCCAAAATACAGTAAGTGTGAGATACTGAATGCAATTCTTTATGTACTGCGCACAGGATGTCAATGGCGCAATTTACCACACGATTTTCCGTTGTGGAAGGCTGTGCATGAACAGTTTAGAAGATGGAAAAAGCAGAGGATTTTTGAGAAAGTGAACTATGATATCACTAAATATAGTAGGTCAAAAATGGGAAGAAGTGAGGAGCCAAGCGCATGCATAGTGGATAGTCAATCGGTAAAAATCACGGAAAAAGGGGGGTCAAAGGTTATGATGG GTGCAAAAAAAGTAAATGGGAGAAAAAGACATATAATCACAGATACTCAAGGATTTGTGCTTGGTTGCTATGTAGGAGCTGCAAGCGAAAATGACAGAGATGGGGTGAAGATGGTATTGGACAATATGAAAGAAAAATACAGCAATATTAAGAAAATGTGGGCTGATATGGGGTACCAAGGAAAAGATTTAAAAACCCATATAGAGGAAGAACATGGGATAGATATTGAAATTGTGAAAAGACCTCCATGTAGGTTTTGGGTGCATAAAGATACACCACCAGAACTATTGCCACAACGGGATCCTGGATTTGCAGTACAACCGAGAAGGTGGGTGGTAGAGAGGACTTTTGCTTGGATCAATAGAAATAGAAGGCTATCAAAGGAGTACGATTTACTTACAACATCTACTGAAAGTTTCATATATCTGGCTATGAGTAAAGTTATGTTAAGTAGGGAATATGCTTGA
- the plsY gene encoding glycerol-3-phosphate 1-O-acyltransferase PlsY, with protein sequence MERYVILILSYVLGSIPFSLIIAKIKGINLREVGSGNIGATNVARTGNKGLAALALFLDTFKGFIAVYIAQQFFDDNLCIYISAILAVLGHMFPIWLKFEGGKGVATTLGVLIALNMLVALIFIFAWIMVFFIFRYSSLASLSAITIAVITSFFFQMDLSLTLIVIEVLVFLKHHKNITNLLQGKEHKFL encoded by the coding sequence ATGGAGAGGTATGTAATCCTTATACTATCCTACGTACTCGGTTCAATACCGTTTAGCTTAATTATTGCAAAAATAAAGGGGATAAATTTAAGAGAGGTAGGCTCAGGAAACATTGGCGCTACAAACGTTGCAAGGACAGGAAATAAAGGCCTTGCTGCTCTTGCATTATTTCTGGATACCTTTAAGGGGTTTATCGCGGTTTATATAGCACAACAATTTTTCGATGACAATCTTTGTATATATATATCTGCAATTTTAGCAGTTTTAGGGCACATGTTTCCCATTTGGCTAAAATTTGAAGGAGGCAAAGGAGTTGCAACAACTTTGGGAGTTTTGATAGCACTTAATATGCTAGTTGCCCTGATATTTATATTTGCCTGGATAATGGTATTTTTTATCTTTAGGTACTCTTCTCTTGCTTCGTTAAGTGCTATTACAATAGCCGTGATAACTTCATTCTTTTTTCAAATGGATTTATCCTTAACACTCATAGTTATAGAAGTGTTAGTTTTTCTCAAGCACCACAAAAACATCACAAACCTTTTGCAAGGCAAGGAACATAAGTTTTTATAA
- a CDS encoding cation diffusion facilitator family transporter produces the protein MTAVHNGKHSAAASKRLIYSIIIVAITMLMEIAGGIISHSLALLSDAGHMLTDLFALVLSWIAHKFSAKKSDLQRSYGYHRLQIIAAFINGLTLFLIAAVIIIESIKRFIFPVNVEWKVMLIIATLGLISNIIVFFILHSKCESNINIKSAVLHVIGDILGSVAAILASIIIMLTGWQIVDPILSVFVSVIILNSGYKILKNSCHILLEGTPEGVSAEEIKSEIVSKLPEVIDVHHIHAWSLSDNYFIITMHAKVKQDAQHTDILYEIKKILLNRFEIAHSTVEIEYDECADNKILKH, from the coding sequence ATGACAGCAGTCCACAATGGCAAACACTCAGCAGCAGCATCCAAGCGCTTAATTTATTCTATAATAATAGTTGCAATAACAATGCTTATGGAGATAGCAGGTGGAATAATTTCACACTCGCTTGCTCTGTTATCAGATGCAGGACACATGCTCACTGACCTTTTTGCCTTGGTTTTAAGCTGGATAGCACATAAATTTTCAGCTAAGAAATCTGATTTACAGAGGTCATATGGTTACCACAGATTGCAGATAATTGCAGCATTTATTAATGGTTTAACTCTATTTCTCATTGCAGCGGTCATTATAATTGAATCAATAAAAAGATTTATTTTTCCAGTTAATGTTGAATGGAAAGTAATGCTAATAATTGCCACACTTGGCCTGATTTCTAATATCATAGTCTTTTTTATATTACATAGTAAATGCGAAAGTAACATAAATATAAAAAGTGCTGTATTACACGTCATAGGAGATATTTTAGGCTCTGTGGCTGCTATACTTGCATCCATAATTATCATGCTTACCGGATGGCAAATAGTGGACCCTATTTTGTCAGTATTTGTCAGCGTAATAATCTTAAACAGTGGCTATAAAATTCTCAAGAATTCTTGCCATATACTCCTTGAAGGTACACCTGAAGGTGTATCTGCTGAGGAGATCAAAAGTGAGATTGTATCTAAGTTACCTGAAGTGATAGATGTGCACCACATACATGCATGGTCACTGTCTGATAATTATTTTATAATTACCATGCATGCCAAAGTAAAGCAAGATGCACAACACACTGATATTTTGTATGAGATAAAAAAAATACTACTAAATAGGTTCGAGATAGCACACTCTACAGTCGAGATCGAATACGATGAGTGTGCGGATAATAAGATACTTAAACATTGA
- a CDS encoding phosphatidylserine decarboxylase produces the protein MCFGLPNINREGYLFIIVSFIVTCIAFSISWGAGITCLFPTLLCTYFFRDPSRAVPNNKDFILSPADGVISKIEEVNSPLLAENEEGKKFTLVSIFLSVLNVHVNRIPISGAIKEMNYKKGKFVSAISNRSSNENEKQVIVIEYEEGKEITVEQIAGFIARRIVCNLRVSQSVKAGERFGIIRFGSRVNIYIPAGIEVRVSEGQTVIGGETIIADLNKQEKLIFDVI, from the coding sequence ATGTGCTTTGGTTTGCCTAACATAAACAGAGAAGGTTATTTATTTATAATTGTTTCCTTTATAGTGACGTGTATAGCATTCTCTATATCTTGGGGGGCTGGCATTACTTGCTTATTCCCAACACTATTATGTACTTATTTCTTTCGTGACCCATCAAGAGCTGTACCAAACAATAAGGATTTCATATTAAGCCCTGCTGATGGTGTGATTTCAAAAATTGAAGAAGTTAATTCTCCTTTGTTAGCAGAAAACGAAGAAGGAAAGAAGTTTACACTTGTCAGCATATTTCTAAGTGTTTTGAATGTCCATGTGAATCGTATACCAATATCTGGTGCGATAAAGGAAATGAATTATAAAAAAGGCAAGTTTGTTTCTGCAATAAGCAATAGGTCTAGTAATGAAAATGAAAAGCAAGTTATTGTGATTGAATATGAAGAGGGGAAAGAAATCACTGTGGAACAAATAGCTGGATTTATTGCACGTCGCATTGTTTGTAATTTGAGAGTATCTCAAAGTGTAAAAGCAGGTGAAAGATTTGGAATTATACGATTTGGCAGTAGAGTAAATATTTATATACCTGCTGGCATAGAGGTAAGAGTTTCAGAAGGGCAAACTGTTATTGGTGGTGAAACAATTATAGCAGATTTAAACAAGCAAGAGAAGCTTATTTTTGATGTAATATGA
- a CDS encoding amino acid carrier protein → MIYRLLYMMLFCLSFNDVYAASIFYKSYDIALNGISNFMNEVLFFKIFHVPFIILLLVFGYIFLTLRFKFLNIRMFKHAFAILCGKYNTDHHDGHITHFQAFVTALSSTVGLGTVAGVAIAISMGGPGAVPWMMITGFFGMSAKFAEVTLAFRHRTEGQEQLFSGPFQYIRNGLEEFGFKKLGIVLAAIYAVFFILSGLGGSVAFQTNQMVSILSGYSNWIDGHPWFLSSIISMLLALVIIGGIRRIARVSSALVPIMSLIYIFSCVTIIAFNIHNFGNTLKILFSSMIDFNAVGGGVVGAFVAGIQRAVFASEAGVGSASITHAVAKDEEPVRTGLVAMIEPCFDTMLICCLTGITIVITGAYQTSTGEGILITQKAFETVSSWFPILLTIAAPLFAFSSVISFVYCCEMGWLYLFGAKSIVIYRISVIIVAFFSGLSKDIMAIANIGGALFSCLALINMTALILFSNQINDEVQCYLKRLRNNKIN, encoded by the coding sequence ATGATTTATAGATTGCTTTATATGATGTTATTTTGCCTATCGTTTAATGATGTATATGCTGCTTCAATTTTTTACAAAAGTTATGACATTGCATTAAATGGAATAAGCAACTTCATGAATGAAGTATTGTTTTTCAAGATCTTTCACGTACCATTTATAATTCTTCTATTGGTTTTTGGTTATATATTTCTAACACTACGTTTTAAATTTCTCAACATAAGGATGTTTAAGCATGCATTCGCTATTTTGTGTGGAAAATATAACACAGATCATCACGATGGTCACATTACGCATTTTCAGGCATTCGTAACCGCGCTATCAAGCACAGTAGGTCTTGGAACTGTTGCTGGTGTTGCAATTGCAATTTCAATGGGAGGGCCAGGAGCGGTACCTTGGATGATGATTACAGGCTTTTTTGGTATGTCCGCAAAGTTTGCTGAAGTAACTTTAGCATTCAGGCACAGAACAGAGGGTCAAGAGCAGTTATTCAGTGGTCCTTTTCAATATATAAGAAATGGGCTAGAGGAATTTGGATTTAAAAAACTTGGTATTGTTCTGGCTGCTATATATGCAGTATTTTTTATATTATCAGGTCTTGGTGGAAGTGTAGCGTTTCAAACTAACCAAATGGTTTCAATATTATCTGGTTATTCAAATTGGATAGATGGTCATCCTTGGTTTCTCTCTTCCATAATTTCTATGTTACTTGCTCTAGTAATTATTGGTGGAATTAGAAGGATAGCCAGGGTGTCTTCTGCACTAGTGCCTATTATGTCGCTCATATATATTTTCAGTTGTGTCACAATCATTGCATTCAATATTCACAACTTTGGCAATACATTAAAAATATTGTTTTCCAGTATGATAGACTTCAATGCTGTTGGTGGAGGAGTGGTAGGAGCATTTGTTGCTGGAATTCAAAGGGCGGTTTTTGCCAGCGAAGCAGGTGTTGGTTCTGCTTCAATCACTCACGCGGTAGCTAAAGATGAGGAGCCGGTTAGAACTGGACTAGTTGCGATGATAGAACCATGCTTTGACACAATGTTAATTTGCTGTTTAACAGGAATAACAATAGTAATAACAGGTGCATACCAGACCAGCACTGGCGAGGGAATACTGATCACCCAAAAAGCATTTGAGACAGTTTCTTCTTGGTTTCCTATCCTTTTAACAATAGCTGCGCCTTTATTTGCATTTTCTTCAGTAATTTCATTTGTCTATTGCTGTGAAATGGGATGGTTATATTTGTTTGGTGCAAAGAGTATAGTGATATACCGAATATCGGTAATAATTGTGGCATTTTTCTCTGGTCTTTCTAAAGATATAATGGCTATTGCCAATATTGGTGGAGCTTTATTCTCTTGTTTAGCACTCATCAATATGACAGCGCTCATACTGTTCAGTAATCAGATTAACGATGAAGTTCAGTGCTACCTAAAAAGGCTGAGGAATAATAAAATTAATTAA